The DNA segment GATCGAGCGCGGGACGCTGGAGCGGCTGGTGCCGGTAACGATGACCGCGCTCGCCGCCGGCATCGCGCTGATCCCGCTGGTGATGGCCGCCGGGGAGCCGGGCAAGGAGATCCTGCACCCCGTCGCCGTCTGCATCGTCGGCGGCCTGGTGTCCTCCACCTTGCTCGACTTCGCCGTCACGCCCGCCCTCTTCCGCCTGCTGGGCCGGAAGGCATCCCAGGCCGCCGTCGCGGCGCACGCTTCACCGAATCCAACACCAACCATCAACCCACAACCAACCATCGCATGAAAACCAACATCATCACCGCCTTCATCGCCCTCACCGCCCTGGCCGCCGTCCCCCACGTGACCGCCGCCGAAAAGGAACACAAGCACGACCACGCCGACCATGACGGCGATGTTGACAAGAACAAGAAAGGCCCGAACGGCGGCATCCTCATCCACTCCGTGGAGCCGCACGCGGAGCTGGTCATCACCAAGGACCGCAAGGCGAAGATCGTCTTCGTCGATGACGACAACAAGGTCGTCGCCCCGGACAAGCAGGTCGTCACCGCCACCGGCGGCGACCGCGCGAACCCCACGCGCCTGACCTTTGCCAAAGGCGAGGGTGACAACGCGAACGCCCTCATCTCCGACAAGGAAATCCCGGCGGGCGACCACGTGGACATCGTCCTGCAGATCAAGGTTGCGCCGGATGCGAAGACCGTGACGGAACGCCTGACGCTGCATCTGCATTGAGCGGGGAATGGAAAGTGGCTGGGGCACTCCATCCGCGCGGCAGCGTCATGGAGTGCGGCAGTCTTCTGCCGCCATCAGTCGCAGTCATGACCCTCTCCCAAGTAAAGATGCCATCCGCAAGTCGCGACGTGGTGATTTCCACCACATCGTCCGGCGGGTGCCATCCGCCCCCAAAGCGGCGGAGGGCCGCCGCACTCCATAAGCTGGCGCAATGTGCGGGCACCCCCACCACGCGGGAGGAAGCCTCCCCCACACAAAAAGGCCTGAAGCGGATCCCGCCACTTCAGGCCTGGTTTGAATCACAGGCGCAACCCATAGCACCAGTGAGTATATGTTGCGGGGAGCCTGCGACAGCCGCCCCGCGTGATTCAGATCATTCCACAATCCGGCGGATGCCGCTAACGGCGGGTTGTCCGCTTTGGATGGTGGATTGCGGGATGGATGCCGTCGCGTGGCGATTGGAGCGCGGACTTCAGTCCGCCCCGGAGAATCCAGTCTTTGCGAAGCCAAGCGGACTGAAGTCCGCGCTCCATTCAAAAATCCCATTTGCATTTCTACCTATACCCCCTATGGGTATAATCATGCACCGCAACTGTTCCGACAAGGCACCGCTGCTGGCCCGTGTGAAGAAGATCGCCGGGCAGACGCAGGGCATCGCCCGCATGATCGAGGAAGACCGGGACTGCCCGGAGATCCTGCACACCATCACGGCGGTCCACTCCGCGCTGCGCGCCCTGGAGGCGAAGCTGCTGGAGGACCACGTCCGCCACTGCGTGACGGATGCCGCCACGGACCCCCGCCAGCTTGAGACCCGGCTGGAGGAGATCGTCACGCTCTACAAGCGCCGCCTTTCCTGAATCCCCTTCCATTTTCCGAAACCATGTCCTGCTGCACCCCGAAGCCCGAACCGGAGAAAAGGAGCTGCTGCTCCGCCACTCCGCCGGAACCATCCGCTGCGGATCACTCCTGCCACGATGAAGCACCCGCCGCGGATGCCGCCGACTGCTGCGCGCCGACGCGGAGGATCGACTGGTTGCTGTGGGGTTCCCTCATCCTGCTGGTGGTGGGGCTGGCCGGGCACTTCGTGAGCGGCGGCCCGGTGTGGTGGCACAAGTTCTCCCACGCCAGCTTCGAGTTCCTGTCAAAGGCATGGTGGGGCATCCTCGTCGGCATCATCGCCGTGGGGGTGATCGGCCGCATCCCGCGCGAGATCATCGCCAGCCTGTTGGGGCAGGGCGGGACGCTGACGGGCACCATCCGCGCGGTGTTCGCGGGCACGCTGCTGGATCTGTGCAACCACGGCGTGCTGATGGTCGCCGCGCAGCTCTACAAGAAAGGCGCATCCACCGGGCAGACCATGGCGTTTCTCATTTCCAGCCCTTGGAACTCGCTCTCCGTAACGCTGATCCTGGCGGCGATGATCGGCTGGAAGTGGATGCTGGTGTTCATCCTGTTGTCCATGGTCATCGGCGTCATCACCGGCTGGACCGCCGACCGTCTGGTGAAGGCGGGCAAGCTCCCCGCGAACCCGCACCAGTTCACGCTGCCGGATGACTTCCGGCTGCGGAGTGCGCTGCGTGACGCAGGGCGCGCGGTGAAGCCCACGCCGTCCAACATCCGCGGCATGGTCGTGGACGGGTTCCGGGAGTCCGCCATGATCCTGCGCTGGATCTTCTTCGGTATCGTCCTGGCTGGCATCATCCGCGCCTTCGTGCCTGACGACCTGTTCTCCCACTACTTCGGCCCGACGTTGCTGGGACTGTTCCTGACGCTGCTGGCGACGACGGTGATCGAGGTCTGCTCGGAAGGCTCCAGCCCCATCGCCGCGGACCTGATGGCGCGCGCCGCCGCACCGGGAAATGCGTTCACGTTCCTGATGGCCGGTGCCGCCACGGACTACACGGAGATGCTGGTGCTGCGTGAAACGACGAAGTCATGGAAAATCGCGCTCGCCCTGCCGCTCATCGCCACGCCACAGATCCTGCTCATCGGCTGGTTGCTCAACCAGTGAGCGGGGGATGCTGGGAGGGGAGCAGGTGGATTGACCACTGATTCCACTGATTTACTGATTTGAAGAGAGAATGAATGGAGCGCCGATCATCCATTCCGGCTGCGAAGGCCGATTCTGAATCAGTAAATCAGTGCAATCAGTTGTGATCTCCTCCGACCTCCGGGCAGGCCTCCCGAAATGAAGGAGACGTGGTCGTGAAATCAGGGGGAAGCCCACCTCAGATCCCCACGAGCCTGCCGTTGCCGGAGGAGAAGCTCTCCGCTTCCAGACCCATGTGCTGGAGGCAGGAGACGAACAGGTTGGAGAGCGGCGGCGCTTCCTTCTCCGCAAAGGCGAGGTGCTGGCCGTGCTTGAAGCCACCACCCGCCAGGACGATGGGCAGGTTGCTGTTGTTGTGGCTGGAAGCGTTGCCAAGGCTGGAGCCGATGACGACGGCGGTCTGGTCGAGCAGGGAGTGCTGTCCCTCGCGGAACGCCTTCATCTTGCCGATGAACTCGGCGAAGAGAACGAACTCCTCCCGCTCGATGATGGCGAGCATGTCGATCTTTTCCGGGTCCTTCCCGTGGTGGCTCAGGTTGTGCCAGCCATCGTCCACGCCCTCCAGCGTGACCACCTCATTGCCGCCTGCGCCGACGAAGGTGATGAGGCGGGTGGAGTCCCTGCTGAGGGCCAGGAACATGAGGTCATACATCAACCGCATCTTGCCGACGAAGTCCGCGCGGTCCTCGATGTCCTTCGGCTTCGGCGCATCCACCTTCGGCTTCGGCTTGTTCGTCCACTCTTCGGCGGCGACCATGCGTTTCTCGAAGTCGCGCACGCTGGTGAGGTACTGGTCCAGCGTCTCGTGGTCATCCCGGCCGACCTTGCGCTGGACGTTCTTCACGTCGTCCATGACCAGATCCATGACGCTGCGGCCGTCCTGGAGGCGCTTGACCTGTTTTTCCTTTTCCTTCGCGGAGCCTTCCAGGAAGAGCTTTTCGTAAAGGCGGGAGGGACTGACGTCCGGCGGCACCTTCACCCCGGAGCGGGAGATGGAGAGGCTGTTGCCGCTGGTGGCGGACAGGCTCAGCGAGGGATAGCGCGTCAGGTGGCCGATGGTTTCCGCCGCATACTGGTCCACGGAGATGGTGTTGCGGAAGCTGGGCGCGGACGGATGCGGCGCACCGGTGAGGAAGCTGGCCTCCGCCGCGTGCCCGCCGTCGACGTCCGGGTGCATGAGGCCGGAGAGGACGGAAAATTTGTCCCGGTGGTCCTGCAGCGGTTCCAGGTACTTCGTCGGCTTGTAGTCCGCGCCGGTGGTCTCCGGGAAAAGGAACGGCGTGTGGAACCCGAGCGGCGCGCCGATGGCGACGAAACGCTTCACCCCGTCCGGCGAGGCGTTCGGAGTCTCCGCCGCCAGCGCACGCGGCAGCAGGCTTTCCAGGAAAGGCAGGGTCATCGCCACGCCGGAAGCACGGAGGAACCGGCGGCGGCTCATGCCTGCGCCCGGAAGCTCGATGCGGGTGCTGCGGAGGGACGGGGACGGGTTCATGGCCCCAGAATACACGCCATTTCCAGCGTACTTTCAAGCCACCATGTCCTAGGGTCTAGGTGGGTGACGGGATGGAGCGCGGACTTCAGTCCGCCCCGGGGAATCCAGCCAGCATGCGAAGCCAAGCGGGATGAATCCCGCGGTCCCAGTAAAACCGACGTTGCGAAGCCAAGCGGACTGAAGTCCGCGCTCCGTTCAAACCGCCAGCCGCGGGATCGATGACAACAACCGCTGCGTGTAGGCTTCCTTCGGCTGGCGGAAAACCTCCTCCGCGCCGCCCGCCTCGACGATTTTCCCCTGATACATCACGGCGATGCGGTCCGCCAGATAGTGGACCACGCCGAGGTCATGGGAGATGAAGATCATGGTCAGTCCCAGGTCCTGCTGCAGCTTTTTGATGAGATTGAGGATCTGCGACTGGATGGAGACATCCAGCGCGGACACCGGCTCATCCGCGATGACCAGCTTCGGCTCCGGGGCGAGGGCGCGGGCGATGGCGATGCGCTGGCGCTGGCCGCCGGAAAATTCGTGCGGGTATTTCTTCATCACGCGCGGGTCGAGGCCCACGGTGGCCATCAGCGCCTCCACCCGCTGGCGCAGCTCCGGCTTTCCCTTCAGGCCGGGGTGGCGCTGGAGCACGGCCTCCGCCAGCGTGGAGTAGACGGTCATCCGCGGATTGAGCGAGGCATACGGGTCCTGGAAGATCATCTGGAAATCCAGCCTGCGGCGGCGGATCTCCGCGCGCGGGAGCTGGGAAAGGTTCTCCCCGTTGAGGATGACGGAGCCGGACGTCGCCGGGATGAGCTGCATGAGGGTGCGGGAAAGCGTGGACTTCCCGCAGCCGGACTCACCCACCAGCCCGAGGATCTCCCCCTGCTGCACCTCCAGGCTCACACCGTCCACCGCCCTCACCTCCTGCTTCCGGCGGGCGAACCACGGTCCGGTGCTGCGGCTGAAGTGCGTGTGGAGGTCGCGGATTTCCAGATAGGACACACCGGCATGAAACCCCATGGGTAACGAAAGGGCCAGCGGTAAAGTCGCGGCCGCGCGGGCGGCTGCCTCCGAAAGGCTTGCCGCCGCGTTTCCACCCGCTACCTTCCCCTCCGCCATGAAAGTGCCCCTCCCCGGCCTGACCACCGCCCTCGCCCTCCTCTCCTGGGCCACCGCACCGGCGGCGGTTGTCACCTGGGCGGGAACCGCCACCGGCATCGATGGGAATGACAATGACGAGGTGGACTCCTGGCGGACCATCGCCGTCGCGAAGACCTACGACACGGATGGCGACAACGTCTACGGCACCGCGGGATACGTGTTCTACGGAGCGGACTCCGCCACCAACGGCAACGGCGGCGCGGTCGTCACGGTCGATCCCCTCGCCTACAACGCCAGTGCCACCCGCAGGACCCATCTTTCCGTCCCTTCCTATCTTTCGCTCACCTCCACGGGGCAGAACCGCATCGCCTCCAGCTACGGCTACCGCCTGATGGATGACCCCACGCAGCCGCCATCCGCCAGCGTGGCGAACGTGGAAAGCGGCGGCGCCCTCCGCCAGAGCGTGACGCTCGGCACGGAGGTTGGCATGATCAACTTCACCGTCACCTCCGCTATTCCGGCGGGCGGCCTGCGGATCGGCGTCATCATCTCCAACCTCGACGCCGCGGCGGGCACCCTGCGCTTCACCCAGACCACCGGCGGCGCGGCCACCTCCACCGCCAACCTCGCGTTCTCCGGCTCCAGCATCCCCAGCATCGTGTTCTTCGATGTCACGGAGGCCACCACCGGGGATGTGTTCAGCCTCTTCCTGACGAAGTCCAGCCCGGGAAACAGCAACACCAGCGTGGCCTACGGAGGACTCACCTTCGACGTCATCCCGGAACCCGGCTCCGCCATGCTGGGCCTCCTGGCCGCCGCCACCCTCGGCCTGCGCCGCCGACGCCACTGACTTTTCGGCTGGAGTCCCGCGATCCGTGGGATATCCTTCCCCGAATGAACCCATTCCTCCCCCTTGTCGGTTCGGCGGCCGTCCTTCTGGCCGGTCCACTTTCCGCCGCCACCCTCGCCGTGGCCTTTGGTGGAAATTACGTGACGAATGCCAACGGCAGCCAGACGCTCCAGGAAGGCGGCTTCACCCCCGGTGGTGATCCCCTCCAGATCAGCCCGGCGGCCAACTACACCGGCCCCGTCATCCACGGGCGCATGCAAGTCTTTTCCGGCACCTCAGGCAACGCGAACTACCGCATCCTGAACAACGGCGACTTGGACCGCATCGAGCTGAAAACGTCCGACGCCGTCAACAACACCGGCTTCCTGATCCTGTTCCGGCAGGAAAATTTCCTCAACGGCCTGAACACCGGCAACGTCGGCTTTGACTCCACCTCATCCCTCCGCCTGAACAACGTCATCTACGCCAACCAGACGGCGGACAGCGGCCGCATCGTGCTCCGCCAGGGCACCACCTACTACATCTCCGAAAGGGTCTACACCGCACTGGGCGACGTCACCACGCCGAACCTCACCACCCTCAGCTACTTCGCCTACGACCCGGCGACCACCATCGACCCCAACAGCCCCACCACCGCCGTCTCCATCGTCAGCGGCGGCATGATCCAGAACGTGACAGAGGTGGGCTTTTACTTCGAGGCCCAGAACTCCGCCAACGCCATCCGCATCCAGGACATCGCCATCAACATGGTCGCCATCCCGGAACCCACCGCCGCCGCCTTGCTGGCCCTCGCCGCGCCGCTCTGCCTGCGGAGACGAAGGAGGCGGTGAACATCGAACATCGAACGCCCAACATCGAACGTTGGAATGAAGAGAAGGCGGGTGGAAATGCCACCGTCGCGGCAGCGTCATGGAGTGCGGCGGCCCTCCGCCGCTTTGAGGTGGAGACCGCTACCAGGAAAATGATGCGGCCACGGGAGTGCGGACGGAGTCTTTGTATCGGCGGAAATCCCACCCACGATTGATAGCGGCAGAGACTGCCGCACTCCATGACGCTGCCGCGCGGACGGAGGATCGAGCGTGCTTAGCGGGGTAGCGAACCTCGTGAGAGATTCGGCAGGGCGTCGATCCCCTCGCAAACCAAGCTCCGGTTTTCCATGGACTTCCCCCCAGCCGGAGGTTTCACGACTTCCGCTACATTGCCCAGACCCACAAACCTCTTTCCCCGCACCCGGCGGGCTGATAGGTGGGAGGGAACCGTGTTTCCCGTGAAGACGTCCGTCCTGTTCCCCGCATGCCTGGCCATCGGCTTGGTGGGCGGATGGCTGTCCGTACGCGGCGGCGCGCAGGCGGATGACCCGCGCAGCCAACAGGCCGCGGAAAAGCGGAAGGTGGACCGGGTCAGGCCGGACAGGCCGCAGCGGGCGGACGGCGAGATCCGCGACATGGACGCGTTCATCGCCGCGCTGCTGGAGCGTGCGGAAAAGGCGGCGGCGGACGGCTCCGTGGAGCACCGGGCCATGTCGGACTGGACGGATGCGGAGGTGCTCGCCGTGCTGGATGCGACGACGGATGACCTGGACTCCCTGCTGGCTGGCGGCGGCGGCCTGCGCGGAGAAATTTTCCGGGAATACCTGCGGCGGGACTTCGATGCCGGGCTGGCGTGGTTCAGCACCCAGGACAACCGCTGGCAGCCGCAGCTTTCGTGGTATCTGGCGGAACGCTGGCCGGACGGACGCGGGGAGGACCTGCTGCGTTTCCTGAACAAGCATCCGGACATCACCAGCCGACGCGACACGAAGGCGATCCTCACGAAGCATATCTCAGCCGCCGCCGCCGGAGGCGTGGGACCATTCCGCGCGACCCTGGAGCGGCTGGGGCAGGAAGGGCTGCTGGACCATTTCATGAGGGCCGGATTCACCCCGCCGGAGGGGTTCTCCTTCGCGGAGTTTCTCGGCGGACCGCCCATCACCGGACTGCCACTCTACTTCCGGGATGAGATGATGCGATCATGGTTCAAGGCGGACCGGGACGCCGCGTTCGCATGGACGCTGGAGCAAAACGGAGCCGCCGGGCTGATGGTCACGCTGAGCCCCACGCAGGACGTCAACCGGGAAACGGCGCGCTGGCTGGGATCGAAGATGGACGGTCTCTCGACGGAGCAGCGGGCGGCCTTTCTGGATGCCTTCGAGAACAAGACCCACCGCATCACGGTCACCGACCGGTTGACCCTGATGGACGGCGCGGATGATCCACAGGTGCGGGAGGAAATCCGCACACGCATCGCGCAGGGCATGTTCACCGGCAGGCTGTCGGAGGGCTTGGGACCGGTGGAGGACATCGCGGAGCCGGAGGAGCGGCTGCGCTTTCTGGAGACCCTGGAACAAAGCCCACGGACGCTGCGGACGCACGCCAGGGGATTCAAAGCCGCCGACCGGGAGACTCTGCGCGGAAAGCTGCGCGACTGGGGTGCCGGGCCCGCACGGGTGGAAGCCATCATCACCCATCTCCAGACCCGCGACGCGCCATGAAGCCCATCCTGAAATCCGCCGCCGCCATCGCCCTGCTGGCCGCCGGGGTGCTGGCCGGGCGTTCCCTCAACACCGACACCGCCTCCGGGCCTGTGGGAAAAGCCCCGCCGCCGCGTGAATCCCGCAACTCCGGCACCGGCACGTCCCACCAGCAGGCCGCCGCGAATGACGTGGAGCAACTGCGCCAGCGGCTCGCCCAAGCCCGGCGTGACCCCGGAGGACACGCCGGGGAGCTGGCCCGGCTGGGTGTGCCCGCGTTGAAGGAACTCGCCATGAGGGCGGAGGAGGAGGTGCGGTCCGCATCGCAGGCGGGCGGTTCCCCTGACACCCGGCGGGACCTGCTTGTTTCCGTCATCGGGGAACTGCACGACCGTCTGGGAAACGGCGTGCTGGAGTGGGCCGCGTCCCTGGAGGAAGGACCGGGCAGGCAGGTCATTTTTGAAAAGGCCCTGCTCCTCGCCGTGCGGACTGACCCCGCCACCGCCGGTCCATGGTTGAAGGATTTCCGCCGCGACTATCCCGACCAGCGGACGGACATGATTTCCCAGGCCGCCGTCACCGGGGCCATCAGCCGCAGCGCCGGGGAGTTCCTCCAAGTCATCCAGGACATCGCGTCCGTGGAGGACCTGGGGTATTCCGACGTGCTCCGGACCGGCTACGCCGATGATTTCGACTTCGCCGCCGCCGCGAAAGGGTTGCCCGGTTCCAGGCACCTGTTCTGCCTGCTGATACAATGGGCTGGCAGGGATCCGGATGAACTATGGGCCGCCTTGAAATCGGCGGAGGATCTCGGCGATAAAAGCAAACGGTCGAACGCGCTTTCCGCCGTCGCTCTTGGTGCGGTCTCCAAGCTGGGCGAAAGCGCCGGCGCGGAATGGACCGTCAGCCGCTTGCAGGAACTGCCCGAGAACGAAAGGGCGAAGGTCGCGGAAAGCCTCGCCTACAGCACCCGGGACCGTGACACCATCATCGCCACCCTCGGCAAGCTGGAAGGCAGCGCCAGAACCGGATTTCTGTCCGCCTTCAACTACAGCGATGTCGGCGAGGACACCCGGCTGGACGTCATGGCCTCCCTGCCGAGGGAGGATCTGGTCGGCATGGTGGGACAACAGCGGGCCGCCAGCCGCATGAACGCGAACTCCCACATGGGCCAGGCATGGATGGACGACGCCCGCACCCGCAGCGAAGCCCGCTTCACCAAGATGAACCACCGCTTCGCCTTCACCCCGGAGGAGCTTTCCCGCATCGAGAGTGCGGAGCTGCCGGAGGAGTGAGCCGTATTTGACCCACTGGGACCGCGGAATCCAGAGCGAGTGGCAACGAGCTTCCTTTGGCGCGAAGCGAAACCGGATGGCCGTAGGCAATTCATCCCGCCCCGGAGAATCGGGCCGCGGGGAAGCGGCATGGCTGCGCCATGACGGTTGGGGGAATCCACCCGTTCTCGACGGCACCGCATGGGAAAGATGCCGTCCATGGTGGACCGGAGCCGGAGGGCCGCACCCGTCCACCCCGCCGTGATGGCGCAGCCATCCCGCTACCCTCACGAAGCCAAGCGGGATGAATCCCGCGGTCCCAGTTCCAGGGAACCGACCCTCCCCCCACATTCCACCGACAAGGTTGCATCCCGGCGGCGTTTCAGGTGAGACTGCATCCACCGCATGAGCCAGCTTTTGATCGAACCCGCCCGCCGCACCGGTTGCGACGACCTGCCCGCCCTCGCGGAGGTGCTGAAGGAAGCCGTTCAGCGCCAGCGTTCCCCGATTGACGATGTGCTGGATGCGGGACTGGTG comes from the Luteolibacter sp. SL250 genome and includes:
- a CDS encoding permease, producing the protein MSCCTPKPEPEKRSCCSATPPEPSAADHSCHDEAPAADAADCCAPTRRIDWLLWGSLILLVVGLAGHFVSGGPVWWHKFSHASFEFLSKAWWGILVGIIAVGVIGRIPREIIASLLGQGGTLTGTIRAVFAGTLLDLCNHGVLMVAAQLYKKGASTGQTMAFLISSPWNSLSVTLILAAMIGWKWMLVFILLSMVIGVITGWTADRLVKAGKLPANPHQFTLPDDFRLRSALRDAGRAVKPTPSNIRGMVVDGFRESAMILRWIFFGIVLAGIIRAFVPDDLFSHYFGPTLLGLFLTLLATTVIEVCSEGSSPIAADLMARAAAPGNAFTFLMAGAATDYTEMLVLRETTKSWKIALALPLIATPQILLIGWLLNQ
- a CDS encoding metal-sensitive transcriptional regulator; the encoded protein is MHRNCSDKAPLLARVKKIAGQTQGIARMIEEDRDCPEILHTITAVHSALRALEAKLLEDHVRHCVTDAATDPRQLETRLEEIVTLYKRRLS
- a CDS encoding DUF1552 domain-containing protein, whose amino-acid sequence is MNPSPSLRSTRIELPGAGMSRRRFLRASGVAMTLPFLESLLPRALAAETPNASPDGVKRFVAIGAPLGFHTPFLFPETTGADYKPTKYLEPLQDHRDKFSVLSGLMHPDVDGGHAAEASFLTGAPHPSAPSFRNTISVDQYAAETIGHLTRYPSLSLSATSGNSLSISRSGVKVPPDVSPSRLYEKLFLEGSAKEKEKQVKRLQDGRSVMDLVMDDVKNVQRKVGRDDHETLDQYLTSVRDFEKRMVAAEEWTNKPKPKVDAPKPKDIEDRADFVGKMRLMYDLMFLALSRDSTRLITFVGAGGNEVVTLEGVDDGWHNLSHHGKDPEKIDMLAIIEREEFVLFAEFIGKMKAFREGQHSLLDQTAVVIGSSLGNASSHNNSNLPIVLAGGGFKHGQHLAFAEKEAPPLSNLFVSCLQHMGLEAESFSSGNGRLVGI
- a CDS encoding ATP-binding cassette domain-containing protein; this translates as MGFHAGVSYLEIRDLHTHFSRSTGPWFARRKQEVRAVDGVSLEVQQGEILGLVGESGCGKSTLSRTLMQLIPATSGSVILNGENLSQLPRAEIRRRRLDFQMIFQDPYASLNPRMTVYSTLAEAVLQRHPGLKGKPELRQRVEALMATVGLDPRVMKKYPHEFSGGQRQRIAIARALAPEPKLVIADEPVSALDVSIQSQILNLIKKLQQDLGLTMIFISHDLGVVHYLADRIAVMYQGKIVEAGGAEEVFRQPKEAYTQRLLSSIPRLAV
- a CDS encoding PEP-CTERM sorting domain-containing protein (PEP-CTERM proteins occur, often in large numbers, in the proteomes of bacteria that also encode an exosortase, a predicted intramembrane cysteine proteinase. The presence of a PEP-CTERM domain at a protein's C-terminus predicts cleavage within the sorting domain, followed by covalent anchoring to some some component of the (usually Gram-negative) cell surface. Many PEP-CTERM proteins exhibit an unusual sequence composition that includes large numbers of potential glycosylation sites. Expression of one such protein has been shown restore the ability of a bacterium to form floc, a type of biofilm.), translating into MNPFLPLVGSAAVLLAGPLSAATLAVAFGGNYVTNANGSQTLQEGGFTPGGDPLQISPAANYTGPVIHGRMQVFSGTSGNANYRILNNGDLDRIELKTSDAVNNTGFLILFRQENFLNGLNTGNVGFDSTSSLRLNNVIYANQTADSGRIVLRQGTTYYISERVYTALGDVTTPNLTTLSYFAYDPATTIDPNSPTTAVSIVSGGMIQNVTEVGFYFEAQNSANAIRIQDIAINMVAIPEPTAAALLALAAPLCLRRRRRR